One segment of Acidobacteriota bacterium DNA contains the following:
- the groL gene encoding chaperonin GroEL: GKIIAEAMDKVGKDGVITVEEAKSLETSLEVVEGMQFDRGYLSPYFVTDAERMEAVLEDPYILIYEKKISSMKDLLPILEQVARAGKPLLIIAEDVEGEALATLVVNKLRGTLQAAAAKAPGFGDRRKAMLQDIAVLTGGKVISEDLGIKLESVQLAELGRAKKVVLDKDNTTIIEGRGKTSDIEARVKQIRTQIEETTSDYDREKLQERLAKLVGGVAVIKVGAATEAELKEKKARVEDAMHATKAAVEEGIVPGGGAALLRAQSRLDNLRVKGEDAKIGVQIVRRALEEPLRQIAANAGFEASVVVNEVRNLDKNKGFDARTEKYVDMIEAGIIDPAKVVRVALQNAASVAGLLLTTEALVTEVPEEKKESAGGHGMGGGMDF; the protein is encoded by the coding sequence GGCAAGATCATCGCCGAGGCGATGGACAAGGTCGGCAAGGACGGCGTGATCACGGTCGAAGAGGCGAAGTCGCTCGAGACCTCGCTCGAGGTCGTCGAGGGGATGCAGTTCGACCGCGGTTACCTCTCGCCGTACTTCGTGACCGACGCCGAGCGGATGGAGGCGGTCCTCGAGGATCCCTACATCCTGATCTACGAGAAGAAGATCTCCTCGATGAAGGACCTCCTGCCGATCCTCGAGCAGGTGGCCCGCGCCGGTAAGCCCCTCCTGATCATCGCCGAGGACGTCGAGGGCGAGGCCCTGGCGACGCTCGTCGTCAACAAGCTGCGCGGCACGCTGCAGGCCGCGGCCGCGAAGGCGCCGGGCTTCGGTGACCGCCGCAAGGCGATGCTCCAGGACATCGCGGTGCTGACCGGCGGCAAGGTCATCAGCGAGGACCTGGGCATCAAGCTCGAGTCGGTCCAGCTCGCCGAGCTCGGCCGCGCGAAGAAGGTCGTCCTCGACAAGGACAACACCACCATCATCGAGGGGCGCGGCAAGACCTCCGACATCGAGGCCCGCGTCAAGCAGATCCGCACGCAGATCGAGGAGACGACCTCCGACTACGACCGCGAGAAGCTGCAGGAGCGGCTCGCCAAGCTCGTCGGCGGCGTCGCGGTGATCAAGGTCGGCGCGGCGACCGAGGCTGAGCTCAAGGAGAAGAAGGCCCGCGTCGAGGACGCGATGCACGCGACCAAGGCGGCCGTCGAGGAAGGGATCGTTCCCGGCGGCGGTGCCGCCCTGCTGCGGGCCCAGAGCCGGCTGGACAACCTCCGCGTGAAGGGCGAGGACGCGAAGATCGGCGTCCAGATCGTCCGCCGGGCGCTGGAGGAGCCGCTGCGGCAGATCGCGGCGAACGCCGGCTTCGAGGCGTCGGTCGTGGTCAACGAGGTGCGTAACCTCGACAAGAACAAGGGCTTCGACGCGCGGACCGAGAAGTACGTCGACATGATCGAGGCCGGCATCATCGATCCGGCCAAGGTCGTGCGCGTCGCGCTCCAGAACGCCGCGTCGGTCGCCGGCCTGCTGCTGACGACCGAGGCGCTCGTCACCGAGGTGCCGGAGGAGAAGAAGGAGTCCGCCGGCGGCCACGGGATGGGCGGCGGCATGGACTTCTGA